Proteins encoded within one genomic window of Bombina bombina isolate aBomBom1 chromosome 1, aBomBom1.pri, whole genome shotgun sequence:
- the WDR89 gene encoding WD repeat-containing protein 89: MKDLEEQLSLLQIAKRSPMKDNNTYVLDIDAAEPLGGQGDATIAVLCSGKSVQLYNKETLVLLQEYDGHPALLSGVKFAHKNCHLLFSACSDGTVKCWDTRLSGREVAQVFTGYPSNVFISFDVSSNDLVVCAATEKVEEDAFMVFWDARYDDKIKSSSKEPLGVYSESHNDDITQVRFHPTNPSRLASGSTDGLVNIFDISKDNEDDALVATCNSDSSISFLGWAGNEHNEIFCLTHDEGFYWWDLAQMDTDQPITLMKIQDMREAVNGCTIDYVVGGFYHKKVDKLFLVGGTNNGVVHLLNCAADKVMPISLLQEGHSATVRSFYWDVTDDSLLTGGEDAQLLLWKAKAKDSVPKKKETLKMASSLQQRLKIHNTKLYGNKQH; this comes from the coding sequence atgaaagatTTAGAAGAACAACTTTCTCTTCTTCAAATTGCAAAACGTTCACCCATGAAGGATAACAACACGTATGTACTTGACATTGACGCGGCTGAGCCTTTGGGTGGGCAGGGAGATGCGACAATTGCGGTTTTATGTTCCGGTAAATCAGTTCAATTGTACAATAAAGAAACCCTGGTCCTTCTTCAAGAATACGATGGCCATCCTGCATTACTTAGTGGAGTAAAATTCGCACACAAAAATTGTCACTTGTTATTTTCTGCGTGCAGCGACGGGACAGTAAAGTGCTGGGACACGCGGTTATCAGGAAGAGAAGTTGCGCAAGTATTTACTGGTTACCCTTCAAATGTTTTTATAAGCTTTGACGTTAGTTCTAATGACCTTGTTGTGTGTGCCGCCACAGAAAAAGTTGAAGAGGACGCTTTTATGGTGTTCTGGGATGCACGGTACGATGATAAAATAAAGTCGTCTTCCAAAGAACCGCTTGGGGTTTATTCAGAGTCGCACAATGATGACATCACCCAAGTACGTTTCCACCCAACAAATCCGAGTAGGTTAGCATCTGGATCCACAGACGGGCTTGTGAATATATTTGATATTAGTAAAGATAACGAGGATGATGCTCTGGTTGCCACTTGTAATTCTGACTCCTCTATAAGTTTTTTAGGCTGGGCGGGGAACGAACATAATGAGATTTTTTGTCTGACACATGATGAAGGATTCTATTGGTGGGACCTTGCACAGATGGATACTGACCAACCTATCACATTAATGAAAATCCAAGATATGAGAGAGGCGGTAAATGGCTGCACAATTgactatgtggtgggaggtttttacCATAAAAAGGTAGACAAGCTGTTCCTTGTGGGAGGAACTAATAATGGAGTTGTTCATTTGTTAAACTGTGCAGCTGACAAAGTGATGCCCATAAGCTTGTTGCAAGAGGGACACTCCGCTACCGTACGTTCTTTCTACTGGGATGTGACAGATGACTCATTGCTGACAGGTGGAGAAGATGCCCAGCTCTTATTGTGGAAAGCAAAAGCCAAGGACTCTGTTCCTAAGAAGAAAGAAACATTGAAGATGGCTTCATCTTTGCAGCAGagactcaaaattcacaatactaaGCTCTATGGAAACAAACAACATTAA